A window of the Synergistales bacterium genome harbors these coding sequences:
- a CDS encoding AI-2E family transporter, translated as MDWNATAHHRYRKIFILILFLLVFAAFLLLIRPFLVAVGLAVVLSALFHPVYRKTLTILKGRRAPASGLVLLLAVLVIGLPLLGMLALVTGQAVRLSEFLVPWISEQMAASGGLPQGLPEWVPFASQLKPFEERIVDNIIAFVSASGNYIVQNLSAAMQGTAGFVLNVFITLYATFFFLIFGPDLLERILRYLPLTPEDRNHILDKGLSVTKVILKSILIIGLLQGVLVGAAFWIAGIRGAAFWGAVTLILSAIPGLGAPLVWGPGALYLLLSHRYLAAVAMVLWGGLVVSTVDNILRPRIVGRETQVPDLVVLLSTLGGIAVFGPVGIIFGPVLAGLFLTVLDMYAKAFREELTPPEDAAE; from the coding sequence ATGGACTGGAACGCCACGGCGCACCACCGGTACCGCAAGATCTTCATCCTGATTCTCTTTCTGCTTGTCTTCGCCGCCTTCCTCCTGCTGATCCGGCCCTTTCTGGTGGCTGTGGGGCTGGCCGTCGTCCTGAGCGCCCTCTTCCACCCGGTCTACAGAAAGACGCTCACGATCCTGAAGGGCCGGCGGGCGCCGGCCTCCGGGCTGGTGCTGCTGCTGGCGGTGCTGGTCATCGGCCTCCCGCTGCTGGGGATGCTGGCGCTGGTCACCGGCCAGGCCGTCCGGCTGAGCGAGTTTCTCGTCCCCTGGATCAGCGAACAGATGGCCGCCTCGGGCGGGCTGCCCCAGGGCCTGCCGGAGTGGGTCCCCTTCGCCAGCCAGCTCAAGCCCTTTGAAGAACGGATCGTCGACAATATCATCGCCTTCGTCAGCGCCTCGGGCAACTACATCGTCCAGAACCTCTCGGCGGCCATGCAGGGGACGGCGGGATTCGTGCTGAATGTCTTCATCACCCTCTACGCCACCTTCTTCTTCCTGATCTTCGGCCCCGACCTGCTGGAGCGGATCCTCCGCTACCTGCCGCTCACCCCTGAGGACCGCAACCATATCCTCGACAAGGGGCTGTCGGTCACCAAGGTGATCCTCAAGAGCATCCTGATCATCGGTCTTCTGCAGGGGGTGCTGGTGGGGGCCGCCTTCTGGATCGCCGGCATCCGGGGCGCCGCTTTCTGGGGAGCCGTGACGCTGATCCTCTCGGCGATCCCCGGGCTGGGCGCGCCGCTGGTATGGGGGCCCGGCGCCCTCTATCTCCTGCTCTCCCACCGCTATCTCGCCGCCGTCGCCATGGTCCTCTGGGGCGGCCTGGTGGTCAGCACGGTGGACAACATCCTCCGTCCGCGGATTGTGGGCAGGGAGACCCAGGTGCCGGACCTGGTGGTGCTCCTGAGCACCCTGGGGGGGATCGCCGTCTTCGGGCCGGTGGGGATCATCTTCGGCCCCGTCCTGGCGGGCCTCTTTCTGACGGTCCTCGACATGTACGCCAAGGCCTTCCGCGAGGAGCTCACCCCGCCGGAGGATGCCGCCGAATAA